AAATCCCATGTTTTTCGGCTGGTACAGCCGGATTATGATTCTCACGAAAAATGGGAAAGAGAAAGGCGGGATGAAATTTTTGATACCATGATATCCCTCAGCCGGGCACCGGGGGTGGATAGTGTGGATATCATCGTCTGGCCTGAAAGCGCCACTCCCGTCTATATCCGGACTCAGATTAAGTACCGATCCATGCTGGAAGAATTAAGCCGGGAAACAGGCTGTGTTTTGATTTCCGGGGTCCCCGACTATTTTGTCCGGAACGGCAAGGTCTATGTAACAAACAGCCTGTATGTATTTGAACCTCAACAGGGGATTAGTGGAAAATATAACAAACAAAAACTGGTTCCGTTCGGGGAGTATATCCCCCTGTCCGATGTATTTCCCCGCTTATCCCGTTTGAATCTGGGACAGGGGAATTTTACTGCCGGAAAAAACGAACCGTTGCTGAGAGTTGATTCTCTGGATGTTACCCTGGCTCCCATGATTTGCTATGAATCGGTATTTTCCCGGGAGGCCTTGATAAAAATCCGGAACGGAGGTGAATATCACATCCTGGTGACCAATGACAGCTGGTTTGGAGATTCCTGGGGACCTTATCAGCATGCCTCTCAGGCAATTTTTCGTGCCGTTGAAACCCGAAGACCCGTCATCCGCTGTGCCAATACCGGCGTTTCCATGGCCATCGACCATACGGGACGCATCCTGAAAGAACTTCCCCTGAATACCCGTGGCATCCTGGATGTCCGAATGACGGTCCCTGACATGCAAAGCCCTTATGTGAAGTCCGGAAATACTTTTGCCTTTATCCTGTGCGGAGTTCTGATGGGGGTTTTGCTCACTCCCCTGTGGCCGGTAAAAAGGAATCGCAATGACCCGTAAGATGCTTTTAGGTATGCTTTTGGCAATTTCTCTGCTTTTTGCCGCAGATGAGAAGGAGCGGGTTTACTTCCCGCCCGATACACCATATCTTGAAAAGGTCTGCAAAACATTGAATGAACAGGATTATTTGCTGGTGGAAGACTCTACGGCAGCAGACTGGAAAGGTTCTCTGATGATGACGGATTTGTCCGATTCCATCCGGTATGAAATTCTTTTGGAAAATAAATCCGGAGGTCCGGTCTTAGCCGGCGTTTTTTATCTGAAACCTGTCGCCGGAAAAATCGTTCTTAAACAGATCCGGAATTTTTCACTGTGGTTTGCAGTGACCAATCTGGTGATTCTGGGTTTGTTTTTCATCCGCTTTTAAATAAAGAAGTGAGGATTCCGTGAAAATTTTCAAAAAGTGTCTCTTTCTCTTTTTCATGTTGATGAGTATTGTCCACGCATCAGATAATAGGGCCATATTAAAAAGTCTGATCCTTCCCGGTTGGGGTGAACATAGTCTGGACGCATCCCGCAGAGGGCGGGGATTCATAATTGCTGAAGCTGCACTCTGGGTCTCCTATGCCGGTTTGTATCTGTACAGGGATGTGCAGCATGACGATATGGTTCATTATGCCGAAGCCCATTCCGGTGCGGCATCTTTTTATGGAAGTTCCCAGTATTGGGTGGATATGGGCAGTTACCTGAGTTGGGAGGATCACCGGGAAGAGATGCTTGAAAACAGGATGCCTGATAAAATCTATGATGAACAGTATGCCTGGAATTGGGAATCTTTGGATCATGCCAACACATTCAGGGATATCCGGATCCGGAAAGACAGGACAGACCACCGGATGACCTTTTTGATTGGCGGGATGATATTCAATCGTCTTGTGAGTGTGTTGGATGTTGCCTATCTGAGCCGTTCCATGGAATCCTCTTTACAAATAACCCCGGAAGAAACCTCAATCAACCTGTCCATTGTCCTGAACCCATGAAGAAACCGACAAAGTATAAAAATATGTATTCTCTTCTCTTTCTTGCCATGTTAATCGCCGTATGGTTTCCGGGAGTTATTTACCAGATGATTTTCAGTTTGATGCTCATTCCCCTGATTATTTTTGCTCCCAATCCCAGCCGAATCGGCCGTTTTCTCATATCCATGTCTCCCTTTCTTTTAATCACCCTTGGTGTTCATCTTTTTTTCCGGATCGGAGTTGGTGATTACTGGGGTGCTTTCAGGGAAAAGCAGTTGTGGTCTGTAGCCGGATATTTTACGCTCCGTAACCTGAATGTCATGGGAGTGGTGGCCCTGATGTTCAATTATAATCCCCTTTCCGATATGGATGGATTGTCCGCCAGGTTGCAAAACCGTTTGTTGAAGAGGGACGGGAAACAGCATCCTTTTTCTGCCGGACTTTTTATCGGAATGCAGTATTTTCGGGTTATTCGTGACGAGTACCGGTCACTGATCCAGGTCCACAGGATTCTGGGGATTAAAAAAGAGAAGGGCCTTCTGAAACAGGTTCGTTATTACATATCTCTTATTATTCCCCTCTTTATAGGATCTTTTGAACGTGTGGATCAATTGTCGGTGGCTTTAACCACCCGCGGGTTCGGCAGGAGCGGAGAATATGGCTCTTAAACGTTTTGCCTTTCGCACGGAATATGAAGGGACCGCCTATTGCGGGTTTCAGCTTCAACCGGATCAGCCCACCATTCAGGAGGCCATTGAAAAAGCTTTTCTTGCCCTTTATCAACTGGATATACGTATTGTTGGCAGCGGACGGACGGATTCTGGAGTCCATGCAGCAGGACAAATCTTTCATGCCGATCTGCCGGATAAAATTCCTTGCCATAAACTGGGGATGGCTTTAAACAGCTATTTGCCGGAAGATATTCGCATCATAGGGGTTTCCCGGGTGGACGATACCTTTCATGCCCGTTTTGATGCTGTTTCACGGCGATATACTTATAGGATATTCAACGGAATTACGGTTTTAAAACGCCGTTTTGCCTGGCAGATCTATCAATCTCTTGATGTATCTGCCATGAAACAGTGCCTGCCTGTCATATCCGGTGAACATGATTTTACATCCTTTTGCCTGAGTCAGACAGAAACAGAAAACAAAAAATGTGATATTCAGACTGCCGGATGGCACGTTATAGGTTCGGAACTGTTTTTCACAGTGCAGGCGAACCGGTTTCTTCATTCCATGGTCCGCTCTCTTGCCGGCACCATGGTAGAAGTGGGGAAGGGGCGATACACGGTTGAAGATTTTGAAAACATTCTGAAGAAGCATAACCATGGCTCAGGGGCTGTTACGGCCCCTGCCCGGGGATTAGTGCTTGAGGAAGTCATTTATAATCCGCAGATTACATGGCAATGGTCAGGAGTATCATAATGCTGAAAGATAAAAGGCTCATTTGTATAACCCTTATTCTGATGACTGTGATATCAGCTCCGGCGCAATTTATCGGTCCGCAAAAGTCGGACAATCTGAATCAACAGGTAACGGAAAGCCGCCGGAATGCCATCACGAATGCCATTGAAAAGTGTGTACCGGCAGTAGTCGGTATTCATGTGACGGAAATCAGGGCTCTATCGCCCGGAACAGTCCATAATGATCCGTTGTGGAATCTGCTTTTTCCCGGACAGCTTTATAAACGGGAAGTGAAAAGTATGGGAAGCGGGGTAATTATCAGTGACGACGGATACATCATTACAAATGCCCATGTGGTGGGAAAGAATGCCGTAAAGGTGATTGTCACTCTTAGTGGTGGTGCCCGTTATCCTGCAGAGGTTGTAGGTGTAGATGACTTGACCGATATTTCCCTTTTGAAAATTGAGGCTAAGGACCTTCCAAACATTGAAATTGGTGACAGTGATGACGTGATCATCGGGGAATGGGTGGTGGCTTTGGGAAATCCTTTCGGACTTTTTGATATAAGCAATCAGCCCACGGCAACCATTGGTATTGTCAGTTCGAAAAATGTCAATTTCGGAGAACAGGCCGGTGGAAGGGTCTATCAGGAAATGATCCAAACTGATGCCAGTATTAATTCGGGTAATAGCGGAGGTGCCCTTGTGAATGTCCACGGCGAGATGATCGGCATTAATACCTTTATTTTTACAGGAGGAAGTCAGGTTGGAGGATCTGTCGGTGTAGGCTTCGCCATCCCTGTAAACAGAATGAAAACCGTCGTGGATGAATTGATCCGTAGTGGATATGTAGAAAGGGGATTTGAAACCGGTCTCAGCGTGCAAACCCTGGATCAATATATAGCAGCCTATTTGAATTTACCCTTTAAACAGGGTGTCATTGTGACGGATGTCCGGAAAAACAGTTCCGCCCATAAGGCCGGCCTGAAAGTCGGAGATATTATCCGGAAAGTCAATGATATACCTATTACGAATACACGGGATATTTACCGGGTTATCAATGAAAATTACCTGAAAACCGGAGATGTGATCCATCTGGAAATCTGGCGGAATCAAAAAATAATCAACAGCGAACTTGTCCTGGCCAAGCCTTCAGGCAGAAAATAAATCAGCAGAAGTTTTCAAAAGGTAAGGTAAGCGTATGGAAAAAATCGGTATACTGAAATATCCGGGCGCCAGCGGAGATCACGACCTGTACTGGGCTGTCCGGAATTGTTGCGGTCAGAAAGCGGTGTTTCTGGAAAGCGGGAACTGGAACCCCGATGAAATCTCGGCACTCCTCATACCCGGCGGATTATATGTTCCCGGGTATTCCGATGTAAAGGACAGTCATCTGATCGCCCACGTCATAAGGAATTATAAACCGGTTTTAGCCATTGCCGAAGGATATTATTTTATTAAAGCAAGCCAGGGACTTACCGCGGATCTCATTCCTCTCAAGGACAAAAAAAGGCCTTCGGCCGGCTCTTCCATTATTACCGATAATACTAATTTCTGGCTTACCCGGTATGATATAAATGAAGAGGTGAGCTGGCCTGAATCCTATAGATTTCATTCATTTTCCCGGGATGATACCATAAATTCCATCGTGGTTTCCAAAGCAGACGAGCGGATTTTGGGAGTAGGATTCAAGAAATATCCGGTTGCAGCTTTTCTTTTGCATCCTGAAAGGGTTGTTGATGAGGTTATCGGTGATATTTCCGGAGCAAACTTATTCAATGTGTTGAGGACAGATCAATGAAACAAAAATTTTCGGTTGGAAAAGCATTGGGAATTATCTTGTTGGGTGCCATCATCGGCGGTATACTTGGTGAATTGTTCGGAATGATTCTGCCCGAGAGTGTGGTAAGGGAATTCCTTTTGAAGAAATATGCTTTTGGTTTTACAAATCCCCTGACCATTGATCTGAGTATCATTGAATTCAGTTTTTCTCTCATACTTCGGATGAATGTGGTGAGTCTTTTGGGGATTGTATTTGGGTTTTATATCTTAAAATATACACGATGAAAGTGAGGTTACAATGAATTTCGGTCCATGGGAACTCATTATTATCCTGGTGATCATTCTATTGATTTTCGGTCCGAAAAAACTCCCTGAATTGGCCAAAGGACTTGGAAAGGGCCTTCGGGAGTTTAAAAAAGCGGCACATGACGTAAAGGACGAACTGGAAAATGTCGGGGATGATGAAGAGGAGAATAAGGCGGAAAAGTCCGCTGGACAGGACAGTCGTAAAGAAGAGAAAAAGGGTTAAGAAAACCGGGGATTTATGAAACGTTCAGCAGAGGATCACATTTACGAATTGGTTGAGGCGGTAAGCCAGTCCGACAATCCCATATTTGTCACCGTGGATAAAGCGTGGCTTCGGAAACATCTTGAAGAACAGGCGGCTATTCAGGGCCCGTTATCAGGGAAAATCATTGCAGTCAAAGACAACATCAATGTGCATGGTTTGCCAACTACATGTGCAAGCAGGATTTTAAAGACATTCCGTTCCCCTTATGATGCCACGGTGATTGAAAAAATCCGGGCTGCCGGAGGAGTCATTTTTGGTAAGACAAACATGGATGAATTTGCTATGGGGTCTTCCAATGAGTATTCCGCCGAAGGAGCCGTAAAAAATCCTGTTGACGAAACACGTGTTCCGGGAGGCTCCAGTGGCGGCTCGGCTGCTGCAGTGGCATCAGGGCTCGTAGATTATGCTCTGGGATCGGATACAGGGGGATCAATCCGCCAGCCGGCGGCGTTTACGGGCACGGTGGGACTCAAACCCACATACGGTCGGGTATCCCGTTATGGTCTCACGGCCTTTGCATCCTCCTTTGACCAGATCGGTCCCATTACCCGGACAGTCCGACAGTCTGCGGAACTCCTGGAAGTTATTGCGGGGAAAGATCCCCGGGATTCCACATCTGCCGACGTTCCTGTCGGGAATTATGTTCGTGCATTGGATGAGGGAGTGAACGGACTGACTCTGGGCATTCCCTGGCATTTGCTTGAAAAAGGAGTGAATCCGGATGTGATGGATTCCTTTCGGGATGCGGTGGAAACTCTGGAAAAAGCCGGAGTCATGTTTCGGGAAATTGAATTGAAATATGCCGATTATGCCATTGCCGTCTATTATATCCTGGCAACGGCCGAGGCATCCAGTAATCTGGCCCGGTTTGACGGAATTCGGTATGGCGTGAATCAGAAGACAGGCACCGATGACCTTTTTTCCTGTTATGCCGAAAACCGCTCAAAGGGATTCGGTTCGGAAGTTAAACGGCGGATTATGCTGGGAACCTACGTTCTTTCATCCGGCTATTATGAGGCTTATTATGCCCGGGGACAGAAGGTCCGTACTTTAATCGCCCGGGAATTTGCCACGCTGCTGAATGATTTGGACGGAATCATGCTCCCCACAACACCGACAACGGCTTTTAAACTGGGTGAGAATATCAACGATCCACTCAGAATGTATTTAAGCGATATATTTACTGTTTCTGTAAATATTGCCGGTCTGCCTGCTCTGAGTGTTCCCGGAAAGCCTGGAAAAGGGGGACTGCCTGTAGGATGTCAGATAATTGGCAGAGCCTATGATGAAGGAACTATTTTGCGTTTAGGTCATACGATTGAAATGTCCCGGAATTGACCGGAACAGTGAATCAATCCTCACCTGAGGATTTGTATGGTGGATAATAACGATTCAAGGAAAATATGTTCAGATTTCAGAATCCGGAAATTTTCTTTTCTCTGCTGCTTCTGATACCATTGATTATAACGGAATTCCGTCGTCGTTTTTCAAGGCGCTTTACCCTTCGTATCGGAACTCTGGTCTCACTCCGAAAATTTGCCCCCGGGTATCCTATAAAACTCCTAATTCCCCTGATTTTAAAATATGCGGCTTTTATCCTGATGATTGTGGCTCTGGCACGGCCGCAACGAGGGAATGTAACCCGTGAATTGACCCAGCCCGGGATAGATATCATGATCACGTTGGATATTTCCGGTTCCATGCGGGCTGTGGATTTTAAGCCCAACAGACTTGAAGCCGCAAAGCAGGTTGCCATGGATTTTGTCCGGGGACGTACCACAGACCGCATCGGGCTGGTTGTTTTTGCAGCTGAAGCCTTTCTCCAGTGTCCCCTCACGGTGGATTATGATGTTTTAAACGGGATGATTGAGGATGTACAGATCATTCCGGAAAACCTGGACGGGACGGCTATCGGGCTGGCTATTGCCAATGGTGTAAACCGGTTGAGGGATTCGGATGCAAAAAGCAAAATCATCATTCTTCTCAGCGACGGGGATAACAATGCCGGGGAAATTGATCCGCTGACGGCAGCGGATTTTGCCCGGGAATTTGATATTAAAATCTATACCATCGCCATGGGTATGCATGGACAGGTGAGGATGCCGGTGGATGATCCCCTCTTTGGCCACCGGATGATACCGGTCCAAATTGAAGTCAATGAGGAACTTTTAACGGAAGTTGCCGAAAAAACCGGCGGAACCTTCTTCCGGGCCGATACGGAAGATAAATTAAATCAGATCTGGCAGGATATTTCCGAAATGGAAAAGACAGAGATAAAAGTTTCACAATTTACTGACTGGGAGGAACTCTTTTACCGCTTTTTGATACCGGCATTGATTCTCTTTATTCTTGGGTGGATTTTGGGTCGTGTATTGTGGAGGGTGCGGCCATGATTGAACTGACACATCCCCAGGCATTGTGGCTTCTATTACTGATTCCCTTTCTTATGATGATCCGGTCGGTGGATACGTCGCGCTGGAAACGGCATAGAAAAGTTTTTTTCCATTCAAAAACTTATCCACGCATTATTCATATTAATCCGACCCGCCGGAAAATGATTTATTTTCTGGAATATACAGGATTGGCATTGTGTATTTTTGCCCTGACCGGACCGGGTGTAGGGACGGAAATCCGGGAAGTTCAGCGGGAAGGAGTGGATATTCTTGTTGTCCTGGATTTGAGTCAGAGTATGAGTGCGGCCGATGTGAAACCCTCCCGGCTTGAAAGAGCAAAACTTGAGATTGTCAAAATGTTTTCTGTTTTAAAAGGGGACCGGGTAGGTCTGGTGGGATTTGCCGGTGTGGCCCACCTTCAGTGCCCGTTGACTCTGGACCACCGGGCCGCCCGCATGCTTCTGGATGTGATGGATGTAAACCTGCTGCCTGTCCAGGGCTCGGCTATTGCCGATGCCATTACCGTTGCAACCGGTGCTTTTCCCGAAAAAGATGATAAGCACAAAGTCCTGATACTGATCAGTGACGGTGAGGATCACGAAAAACAAATTGAAGAAGCAGTGAAACAAGCAGCCGGTAAGGGTGTGATCATCTATTCGGTCGGTGTGGGAACCCTTGAAGGGGCCCCCATCCCGGTATATAAAAACGGTCAACTGGCAGATTATAAACGGGACAAATCGGGCAAAGTGATTATCACACAACTGAACGAGGATGCCCTCTGGCAAATGGCCCATGCCACCGGCGGGGAATACCTGCGTCTTACGGATGTGGAAAATCCCCTGCTTCAGATTTACAACGATATTTCCAAACTCGATAAAAAAGTATTTCAAACCCATGAATATGGTCAGTTTAAACAACTGTTTCAGATCTTTTTAGGTCTGGCATTACTTTTATTTCTTGTGAGTGGACTAATACCGGAAAACGGAAAAAGGAATGATGCAGACACAACGATGTAAATATTTCGTGGTGATACAGCTTTTCCTGGCAACAGTCCTTTGGGGAGCCGATCCGGGATTGAATGCATTTTATGAAGGAAAGTACGATACCTCTCTCGCCTATTATTTGAAAAGACTTGAGGATGAGCCGGACAATAAGGTATTACACTACAATGCAGGGACATCTGCCCTGAAGGCCGGTCGCTCGGACCTGGCAGCCACTCATTTTGACAAGACAATGCGATATTCGGAAGATCCTGAGTTCCTGGCAAAAACCTGGTATAACCGGGGACACCTGAAGGCAAAGGAGGGAAAGCTTGATGAAGCATTAAAAGCCTTTGAACAGGCTATTCTCCTCAATCCCCGGGATATCAACAGCAAAGTGATGTACGAGCTTATCAAGGCTCAGCTCCAGCAACAGCAGGATCAACAATCCAACCGCCAGGATCAGAAGGAGAAAGAAAAACAGGAAAAAGAAAAGGAACAAAAATCCCCGGACGAAGAAAATCAACAAGATTCGCAAAAGAGTGAAGATAAAGAAAATCAAAACCAGCAGGAAAAAAAGGGCAAGGATCAGGCAGAGCCGGAAGAATCTCAACCCCGGCAACAAGAATCCCGGCCGGAGCAAAAAGAAGAGGAACTCACCCGTCAACAAATGGTAAATTTACTGGATGCCATGCGGGAAAAAGAAAAAGAAGCCATGAAAGAAATTCTCAGATACCGGTACCAAAAGTCAAAGATTGAAAGAGAGAAAGACTGGTGAGCAGGGCTATTTTAAAAAAAGAACTGTTTTTATTATGTATCAGGGTTTTTGCAGGGCTTCTGATAGGAGTCATGGGAACAGGAATTCTTGTCGCTGCCACCCCCCGTGTGAGTGTCTCTGTTTCAGAAAATGAAATCTCTCTGAAAGAACGGTTCCTGTTGACATTCACCTTTGAGAACTTTTCCGGCAATCCCGACCCGGATGTTTCCCGCCTTAAAGATTTTAGCGTCATATCCGGTCCGTCAAAATCAAACCAGTATTCCTGGATTAACGGGCAGTCCATGAAAGTGTATTCTGTGACTTATACCCTGGCTCCTTTGAAAACGGGCCGGCTGACCATCCCATCCTACACATTTCAGAATAAGCGGCAGTCCTTTCAAACTGAACCGGTGACTATCAGGGTCCGGGAGCCAGAAGGCATTCCTGATACCCGGGCCGATCAGACTCGTTTGAAACCATTCTATTTTGAGCTCCTTCCCTCAACCCGCACCCCTTATGTAGGGGAGCCCTTTGTCTTATCTTATAAAATTTATTTTCGTGAAAATATCCGGAATTACCACGTGGATAAAACCCTGTTTACAGGATATCTGACCGATTTCCTGCCGGTTCCGCGAAATCCTGTAGTCAGGACTGAAACAGTGCAGGGAGTATCCTACCAGACGGCGGTTTTGCAGCAGGTGATTCTCACACCGGCTATCAGCGGCAAAGACACTATCCCGTCCCAGGTTATTCGCCTGGAAGTGGAAAGTCCCCGCCAGGGCAGGCGCTCCATTTTTGATGACCCTTTTGGCATGGGTATCCAATTGAGAAATGTGGATGTGGTATCACCTGAGCTGATCCTGAATATCCGTCCCCTGCCGTCTGATCCGCCGGCTTCTTTTACGGGAGCCGTGGGGTCGTTTACCCTGAATGCTGCTTTTGATACAGTACAAACTGAAGAAAATCAAGCTGTTACTTTAAAGATTGAAGTGAAAGGAAAGGGGAATTTTAAGAATTTTACATTTCCCAAGCCGGAATTTCCGGACCAGTTCATGGTTTTTGAGCCGGAGAATCAGGAAAAGGTCCGCCTGACCGATCAGGGATATACCGGCAGCAAAACATGGGAGTATGTGATCATTCCCAATTATCAGGGGACCTATTATTTTGAACCGGTTGAATTTTCCTATTTTTCTCCGGAAGACGGAAAATATAAGAAGCAGATGGTTTCCGACCTGATTTTAACGGTAACGCCCAATACCCATCTGATACGGGAAAAACAGCAGGGGCTCAGCCGCCGGGAAGTGGAACTTTTGTCTCAGGATATCCGTTTTATTCAGCTCAAGGAAGGGCGGATTATCTCTGAAGATTCCCGTAATACTATTCGTGCTGTGGATTGGACCGGTTACGTTATATCTTTTCTGATTTGCCTTGTATGGGCCATTTTTTCCTGTACGAAGAAATTCCTTGAAAGAAATCCGGCTTATGTGAGAAAAAAAGCGGCTTACAGAATCCTGGAAGCCGCTGTCCGGGAATTACCGGAGAATGCCGAAGAGATCATCATGATGCTTCCGAAACTTTTTGCCCGGTATGTGGCAGATAAAAAAGGCCACAGTCGGCAAAATCTGACCCGAAGTGACGTGATGGCATACTGCCGCAAAAAAATCGATGATGATACCCTTTTGCAGCGGTTTGACAACTGGTGGAAAGAGGTGGAATTTTTGAATTATTTACCGTCTGAAACAGAAATTACGAAAGCACATCAATTGAAAAAGGAAATGCTGGCTTTGATTCGTCTTCTGGAGAAAAAGAGATGAGGTTGCATATCAAATATCTGATTTTGCTGATTCTCATCCCCTTGACCCTGTTTGCACAGGAGGAAGAGCGTGAACGTCTTTTTGTGAAGGCTAATTCATATTATTCATCAGAACAGTATAGTTTGGCTCTGGACCTTTATGAAGAAATTGCCGAAACAGGCCGGATAAGCTTTGAACTTTACTACAATATGGGAAATTGTTATTACAGGCTTGGTCAGACCGGACAAGCTATCCGGTATTGGGAAAAAGCAAAACGAATCCGGCCGAGAGACACACAGGTGAATCACAACCTGGCTCTGGCAAGGCTCCGGATTACGGATAAAATGGTGCTTCCTGAGGCATTTTTCCCTATCCAACTCTGGTGGGATCTGAGGGATATGCTGGGGGCATCCTTCAGTTTTCGATTGTCCGGATATTTTTTAATGAGCGGCCTTATCCTCTTTTTTATTTCCCGGAAACTTTATAAAAAACGTTGGTTGAAACGCCTTTCAAATCCCCTGATCCTCTTAATCTCAATCCTGTTTATCATCAGCCTGTCCCTTTCCTTACATACACGTCATTATGATAAAACCCACCATTTTGGTATTCTTTTAAACAAAGAGGTTGAAGTGAAAAGTGCTCCACAGGAAGCGGCCAATACCCTGTTTATGCTCCATGAGGGATCGAAGGTGCGTATTCTGGACAAAGCAGGGACTGATTGGGTGGAAGTCTCTTATTATGATGACAAGGTAGGCTGGATTAAACAAAACCAGATTGGAGATATTTGATGGGTCGATTGAGTATTATCCTTTTGCTGATAATAAAGGTTGCCTTTGCGCAGGTCAGGCAGAATGAATGGATTGATCCTGAAACCCTGAAAGATAACCGGGTTTTTTCCTATCAGACTGTTCAGGCTTCGGATTCAACCATCATCGATTATATCCGGGATACAACAGGCCTGAATATTGAGGATTCCGTCACCGTCCGGAGAGGATATCGCGTTCAGATTGTATCCACCCAGGATGTGAATCAGGCAGAAAATGTGGCGGACAGAGCCGTGGAATTTTTCAACCAGCCCGTTTATATCGTGTTTGAATCCCCCTATTATAAAGTGAGAGTCGGGGATTTTCTCAGAGATCTTGATGCCATGGATGTCGAACGTAAAGCCCGTCAAAACGGGTATCCCGGTGCCTGGATTGTGCCCAGCGATGTGAATGTCCCCAATCCGAACCGGCGTTATAAATGAGCCGGAAAATCCGTACACTAACCGTTCTGGCTCTTTTTTTTGCTTTACTGCCCTGCCACATGTTGGCTGACAGTCTTTTAGTAAAAGGTGTTCATGATATACAGAATTATCAGTTTTCCAAAGGTCAATCTCTGTTCAGAAAAGCAGACGTCCCCGAACCTGTGAGGATATTTTACCTTTTGAATTCAGAATATATGAAGCTGAAAATCAACGGTCAGTATCGGGAAGCAAATGAGTTTCTCATGAATGGGGTTGAAGAGGCAAAAAGTGTATTTGATAAAGCACTGGATAA
The sequence above is drawn from the Candidatus Neomarinimicrobiota bacterium genome and encodes:
- a CDS encoding tetratricopeptide repeat protein; the protein is MMQTQRCKYFVVIQLFLATVLWGADPGLNAFYEGKYDTSLAYYLKRLEDEPDNKVLHYNAGTSALKAGRSDLAATHFDKTMRYSEDPEFLAKTWYNRGHLKAKEGKLDEALKAFEQAILLNPRDINSKVMYELIKAQLQQQQDQQSNRQDQKEKEKQEKEKEQKSPDEENQQDSQKSEDKENQNQQEKKGKDQAEPEESQPRQQESRPEQKEEELTRQQMVNLLDAMREKEKEAMKEILRYRYQKSKIEREKDW
- a CDS encoding protein BatD, which translates into the protein MGTGILVAATPRVSVSVSENEISLKERFLLTFTFENFSGNPDPDVSRLKDFSVISGPSKSNQYSWINGQSMKVYSVTYTLAPLKTGRLTIPSYTFQNKRQSFQTEPVTIRVREPEGIPDTRADQTRLKPFYFELLPSTRTPYVGEPFVLSYKIYFRENIRNYHVDKTLFTGYLTDFLPVPRNPVVRTETVQGVSYQTAVLQQVILTPAISGKDTIPSQVIRLEVESPRQGRRSIFDDPFGMGIQLRNVDVVSPELILNIRPLPSDPPASFTGAVGSFTLNAAFDTVQTEENQAVTLKIEVKGKGNFKNFTFPKPEFPDQFMVFEPENQEKVRLTDQGYTGSKTWEYVIIPNYQGTYYFEPVEFSYFSPEDGKYKKQMVSDLILTVTPNTHLIREKQQGLSRREVELLSQDIRFIQLKEGRIISEDSRNTIRAVDWTGYVISFLICLVWAIFSCTKKFLERNPAYVRKKAAYRILEAAVRELPENAEEIIMMLPKLFARYVADKKGHSRQNLTRSDVMAYCRKKIDDDTLLQRFDNWWKEVEFLNYLPSETEITKAHQLKKEMLALIRLLEKKR
- a CDS encoding tetratricopeptide repeat protein; the protein is MRLHIKYLILLILIPLTLFAQEEERERLFVKANSYYSSEQYSLALDLYEEIAETGRISFELYYNMGNCYYRLGQTGQAIRYWEKAKRIRPRDTQVNHNLALARLRITDKMVLPEAFFPIQLWWDLRDMLGASFSFRLSGYFLMSGLILFFISRKLYKKRWLKRLSNPLILLISILFIISLSLSLHTRHYDKTHHFGILLNKEVEVKSAPQEAANTLFMLHEGSKVRILDKAGTDWVEVSYYDDKVGWIKQNQIGDI
- a CDS encoding SPOR domain-containing protein, giving the protein MGRLSIILLLIIKVAFAQVRQNEWIDPETLKDNRVFSYQTVQASDSTIIDYIRDTTGLNIEDSVTVRRGYRVQIVSTQDVNQAENVADRAVEFFNQPVYIVFESPYYKVRVGDFLRDLDAMDVERKARQNGYPGAWIVPSDVNVPNPNRRYK